In the Corallococcus soli genome, TGTTTGGGGATCCGTGCGGGGCGTGCCCATGGCGCCAGCAGGAGACCAGCGGTTGACCGCGGGGTCGTAGAGTTCGGTCTGCGCGTAGAAGGTGAGGCTGGGGGCACTGGTGTATCCGCCCGTGACCAACACCTTGCCGGTGGGCAGCAGCGTCGCCGTGTGGTTCTCGCGGCCAATGCTCATCGCGCCTGCGGGGGTCCATGTGCCCGTGCCGGGATCATAGATTTCCGAGACGATCTGCGGGGCCGCGCCGGTGCCGGGGGACCCTCCAGTGACCAGGACCCGCCCATCGGGCAGCAGCGTGGCCATGTGGCCCGAGCGCTCGAACGCGAGGCTCGCGGTGGCGGTCCAGGTGTTGGCCGCAGGATCATAGAGTTCCGAATGGGGGGAGACCCCGCCGCTGGTGAAGCCGCCCGCGAGCAGCACGCGTCCATCCGGCAGCAGGGTGCTGGTGGCGTAGTGCCGGGGGACCAAGGGGGGGGCCGCGGCGGACCAGGTGCCGGTCGCGGGGTCATAGAGGTCCGCGCCGGGCACTTCGCCTGCCTGATTGAAGCCGCTCACCGCGAGCACCCGCCCGTCCTTCAGCAGGGTGGCGACGTGCGCGCTCCGGCCCAGGGTCATGGCGCCCGTGGGGAGGAACGTGTTGGTCATGGGGTCGTACAGTTCGGCGGAAGCGAGCCGGATGCCGCCAGAACCGGTGCCGCCCGCGACCAGCACCTGTCCCGAGTTCAGGAGGGTGAGGGTGGGGAGCCCACGGGTCTGCGCCATGTTGCCCGTGGCGGACCACGTGCCCGACGCCGGGTCGTAGATGCGTCCCGAGGCGGACCCATCGCTCATGACGAGCACCTGTCCGCTGGGGAGCGGCAAGCCCAGGGTGACGTTGCCCTGGATGCCGGAAGCGCCCGCGCCGCGCCAGGCACCGGTCGCCGGATTGAAGAGTTCCGAGGCGGTCACGAAGCCGGTCCGGTTGACCCCGTTGACGACCAGGAGCTCACCGGAGGGAAGCAGGACGGCGGCATGCTGTGCGCGCTCGCTGGCCATGGGCGCGGTGGCGGCCCAGCCCGGGGGCGAGGCGAGGGGGGCGCGCGTGGCCCCTTCACCCGGGGGGTGCTCCTTCGTGCCGCAGGCCAGAAGACTCAAGCCCGCGACGAACACCAGGACCCTGCTCCAGACAGCGTTCTGTGACCGCATCGACGACACTCCGATCCGCGAGGCCGGAACGAACGCGACCGCGTCCGCCCGCCGTGAACGACCAGGGAGCGCCTTACCAGTGGGGTGGGTCCACGGGCAACGCGTGAGAAAAATCCTTCACGGTTGATCCAGGCGCCGGGCGGTGCCGGGCGATGCCTCCGGTGGGTTTCCGTCCTACGCGGAGGTGGGATGGCACCGGAGGCGTGACGTTCAGGTCCGCAGCCGCCGCTGACCGGGCCACGGTCGCGAGGGAAGGCTTCGCGGTGCTTCCCTCACGGCTCGCGGAGCGCGCGGCGACGCCAGAACTCCTGCTCAGGCCAGCGGCGCTCCAGCGCGTACCACGCCGCCAGGTTGCGTCGGTACGCGGCGTCGATGTCGGCCAGGGTCCCGGCGTAGTCGCTCGTCGCGGAGGGGTCGCCGGAGAGCGCCCGGTCCGTGGCCTCCGCGGCGGCAAGGCCGGTGAACAGGGCGTTGAACAGGCCCTGGGAGGAGAGGGGATCAAAGCTCAGCGCCGCGTCCCCGGCCGCAAGCCAACCGTCGCCCACGGGGGACACCAGGACCGAACCGTGGGCGGTGATGACGCCGGGTGTGCCCGTGTCCTCGAACCGCGTGTCGGAGAGCTGCGCACCCAGGGTGGGGGAGCGCGCCGCGTGGCTCCGCAATCCGGCCGCGGTGCGCAAGGCCTCCGCCGCGGGGAGGTCCGCGTCGGTGTGCCAGGCCAGCACCCGTCGGCCGTCCGGCAGGGGCGCGGTGTACCACCAGCCGTCGGGCGCGGACTCCGTGTACGTCAGGCCGCCCCCGGGGCCGCCCGCCGTCCTGGTGCCGTGAAGCCAACCACAGATCAACCGGTCCCGGGCCCGCCTGTCGGCGCCGAAGGGCTTGAGCAATCCCGACGTCCGCCCGCCGGCATCGATGATCCACCGCGTGGCCACGTCCAGCACCCGCCCGCGGTGCTCCAAGCGCAGGCACCAGCCATCCCCCGTGCGCTCCAGCCCC is a window encoding:
- a CDS encoding NAD(P)/FAD-dependent oxidoreductase, with translation MLPADVVIVGAGPAGATAALNLAPLRRVLLVDRRPEPTDRIGESLAPAARRLLSDMGLWADFLADAHSPCHVTRSRWGTEALGEQDALANLDGPGWHLDRRRFEERLRATAVARGAALLAPASPVGLERTGDGWCLRLEHRGRVLDVATRWIIDAGGRTSGLLKPFGADRRARDRLICGWLHGTRTAGGPGGGLTYTESAPDGWWYTAPLPDGRRVLAWHTDADLPAAEALRTAAGLRSHAARSPTLGAQLSDTRFEDTGTPGVITAHGSVLVSPVGDGWLAAGDAALSFDPLSSQGLFNALFTGLAAAEATDRALSGDPSATSDYAGTLADIDAAYRRNLAAWYALERRWPEQEFWRRRALREP